A window of Drosophila subobscura isolate 14011-0131.10 chromosome E, UCBerk_Dsub_1.0, whole genome shotgun sequence contains these coding sequences:
- the LOC117890517 gene encoding uncharacterized protein LOC117890517: protein MFRVQKTLLAEYEEIYEPVLVENPFTLVDTRGIGLRQYHVALTSSRIIFGCDNFYKHGQRDSVASSYGNCLDPEIECFELVSLIPLQLIRFNFYRYLDRCLMMVSVNHQLQLTSPLSQERPMILEFGGHVYKTYFWRTWRERVSTIRLMQPLYSQITGHSPFSSTDVLVDDEETVALVHKAPRTPSVISRCQAEC, encoded by the coding sequence ATGTTTCGAGTGCAGAAAACTTTGCTCGCCGAATACGAGGAGATCTATGAGCCGGTGCTGGTCGAGAACCCATTCACCCTGGTGGACACACGCGGCATAGGTCTGCGCCAGTACCACGTGGCACTCACCTCCAGCCGCATCATCTTTGGCTGCGACAACTTCTACAAGCACGGACAGCGCGACAGCGTGGCCAGCAGCTATGGGAACTGTCTCGATCCGGAGATCGAGTGCTTCGAGCTGGTCAGCCTCATTCCGCTGCAGTTGATCCGCTTCAACTTCTATCGCTACCTCGATCGCTGCCTCATGATGGTGAGTGTCAACCATCAGCTACAGCTGACCTCCCCGCTGTCGCAGGAGCGTCCAATGATCTTGGAATTCGGGGGACACGTCTACAAGACGTACTTCTGGCGCACCTGGCGCGAGCGTGTGTCCACCATACGACTAATGCAGCCGCTCTACAGCCAAATCACTGGCCACTCGCCCTTCTCCAGCACGGACGTCTTGGTGGACGACGAGGAGACCGTTGCGCTGGTTCACAAAGCGCCCCGGACACCGTCCGTCATAAGCAGGTGCCAGGCCGAGTGCTGA
- the LOC117891524 gene encoding LOW QUALITY PROTEIN: uncharacterized protein LOC117891524 (The sequence of the model RefSeq protein was modified relative to this genomic sequence to represent the inferred CDS: deleted 1 base in 1 codon): MMMMDMKTLSLFCVVLAVFTCHTFAQSNAGNNPEDCPPEGGNNTNNGTGPDNGDDDKNGQAGLCIAFQDVRDLIDHVALEALIETHSQCDAKFRKAIRFFNTPGFEEVALQLQESEAYQTALEELQSAGVDTADIEFILDIFACISVPAPLSQKSCDCSKIKKKGQSFLADLLTLMPRSDVHNYYVDAQSKQSNFALFSRTVTSVEFQANLRANIKKHDVARPLRTLRRYGWDIPELLRAMITILSW, from the exons atgatgatgatggataTGAAGACGCTGTCCTTGTTCTGCGTGGTGCTGGCGGTGTTCACTTGCCACACCTTTGCACAGTCCAATGCGGGCAACAACCCCGAAGATTGTCCGCCAGAGGGTGGCAATAATACCAATAACGGAACTGGTCCGGACAACGGCGATGACGACAAGAATGGCCAGGCTGGACTTTGCATTGCCTTCCAGGATGTGCGCGACCTGATCGATCACGTGGCGCTGGAAGCCCTGATCGAGACGCACTCCCAATGCGACGCCAAGTTCCGCAAGGCCATACGCTTCTTCAACACTCCCGGATTCGAGGAGGtggccctgcagctgcaggagagcGAGGCCTATCAGACggcgctggaggagctgcagagtGCCGGCGTGGACACCGCAGACATCGAGTTCATTCTGGACATCTTTGCGTGCATTTCGGTGCCCGCGCCTCTGTCCCAAAAGAGCTGCGACTGCAGCAAGATCAAGAAGAAGGGTCAGAGCTTCCTCGCCGACCTGCTG ACCCTCATGCCCAGGAGTGATGTGCACAACTACTACGTGGATGCCCAGTCAAAGCAATCGAACTTTGCCCTGTTTTCGCGCACGGTCACGTCGGTGGAGTTCCAGGCCAATCTGCGCGCCAATATT AAGAAACACGATGTGGCCCGTCCATTGAGGACCCTGCGCCGCTACGGCTGGGACATTCCCGAGCTGCTGCGCGCCATGATAACCATTCTCTCTTGGTGA